One window of Theropithecus gelada isolate Dixy chromosome 4, Tgel_1.0, whole genome shotgun sequence genomic DNA carries:
- the PRIM2 gene encoding DNA primase large subunit isoform X2: MEFSKKKWRMPRLAGDQRNASYPHCLQFYLQPPSENISLIEFENLAIDRVKLLKSVENLGVSYVKGTEQYQSKLESELRKLKFSYRENLEDEYEPRRRDHISHFILRLAYCQSEELRRWFIQQEMDLLRFRFSILPKDKIQDFLKDSQLQFEAVSIFL; the protein is encoded by the exons ATGGAGTTTTCCAAAAAAAAGTGGAGGATGCCGAGATTGGCAGGTGACCAGAGGAATGCTTCCTACCCTCATTGCCTTCAGTTTTACTTGCAGCCACCTTCTGAAAACATATCTTTAATAGAATTTGAAAACTTGGCTATTGATAGAGTTAAAT tgttAAAATCGGTTGAAAATCTTGGAGTGAGCTATGTGAAAGGAACTGAACAATACCAGAGTAAGTTGGAGAGTGAGCTTCGAAAGCTCAAGTTTTCCTACAGA gaaaacttAGAAGATGAATATGAACCGCGAAGAAGAGatcatatttctcattttattttgcgGCTTGCTTATTGCCAGTC tGAAGAACTTAGACGCTGGTTCATTCAACAAGAAATGGATCTCCTTCGATTTAGATTCAGCATTTTACCCAAGGATAAAATTCAGGATTTCTTAAAGGATAGCCAATTGCAGTTTGAGGCTGTAAGTATATTTTTGTAG